Proteins encoded together in one Dehalococcoidia bacterium window:
- a CDS encoding DegV family protein, with translation MVVIVTDSSVDLPPAEAERLGIVVAPLSVAFSDENLHDRGLSRAEFYRRLEAAPRPPLVSGAAAEAFAAAFRQAQPRGEIVCMVMSVESSFTYVAAEVAVREVPGLAISIINTGRSLAAQAAIAIAAAEAAQAGAERAAVVSLIEEISSAADTYLAPATTEYLRRADRLTTLGQGPAGRLDGAIPVLRVRGRLTAVAKAPDAETARRQMLELAVKAVSPGEEQIAIVTHAVAPEAAAAVAEQLAERLRCRPPLITELGPTVGALLGPGTVGIGFCPSRAAAGS, from the coding sequence ATGGTCGTCATCGTCACCGACAGCTCGGTCGACCTCCCACCGGCGGAGGCGGAGCGGCTCGGCATCGTCGTCGCGCCGCTCAGCGTGGCCTTCAGCGATGAGAACCTGCACGACCGCGGCCTGAGCCGCGCGGAGTTCTACCGGCGGCTGGAAGCCGCGCCGCGGCCGCCGCTCGTCTCCGGCGCCGCGGCCGAGGCGTTCGCCGCCGCCTTCCGCCAGGCGCAGCCCCGCGGCGAGATCGTCTGCATGGTGATGTCGGTTGAATCGAGCTTCACCTACGTGGCGGCCGAGGTGGCCGTGCGGGAGGTGCCTGGGCTCGCGATCAGCATCATCAACACCGGGCGCAGCCTTGCCGCGCAGGCGGCGATCGCCATCGCCGCCGCGGAAGCGGCGCAAGCCGGCGCGGAGAGGGCGGCGGTCGTCTCGCTGATCGAGGAGATCAGCAGCGCCGCGGACACCTATCTGGCGCCCGCGACGACGGAGTATCTGCGCCGCGCCGACCGGCTCACCACCCTCGGCCAGGGTCCGGCGGGACGGCTGGACGGCGCGATCCCGGTGCTGCGTGTGCGCGGTCGCCTCACCGCGGTTGCGAAGGCGCCCGATGCCGAGACGGCGCGCCGGCAGATGCTGGAGCTGGCGGTCAAGGCCGTCTCGCCGGGAGAAGAGCAGATCGCGATCGTGACCCACGCCGTGGCGCCGGAGGCGGCGGCCGCAGTCGCCGAGCAACTGGCCGAGCGGCTTCGTTGCCGCCCGCCGCTGATTACCGAGCTCGGCCCCACGGTCGGCGCCTTGCTCGGCCCCGGCACGGTGGGCATCGGCTTCTGCCCATCCAGGGCGGCCGCCGGGAGCTGA
- a CDS encoding acetoacetate decarboxylase family protein, translating into MPQFGLKPVERTAPVATPADLPELPWTLPGAEVVQITYEVDLEAALDLLPEALSRPVPPYARLVITRYPSSPIGPCAEALLLLACRYRMEPKQFVVACVVTSEAARRAAAALWGIDARTGSVELQRQRTATGTEEITASVAAGEPLASVTLRAAYAIEPAMIRYDPFVSVRRDEDDKIEVFQFTGAPVVREARLAKGAVVACQTDAWADPWFRLRSLNMISATFAVADLERTAPVVQPAAGGGGSAGAAP; encoded by the coding sequence ATGCCGCAGTTTGGTCTCAAACCCGTCGAGCGCACGGCGCCCGTGGCCACGCCTGCCGATCTGCCAGAGTTGCCGTGGACGCTGCCCGGCGCCGAGGTGGTGCAGATCACCTACGAAGTCGACCTGGAGGCGGCGCTGGACCTCCTGCCAGAAGCGCTCTCGCGCCCGGTGCCGCCCTACGCGCGCCTGGTGATCACCCGGTACCCGAGCTCGCCCATCGGGCCGTGCGCCGAGGCGCTGCTTCTGCTCGCCTGCCGCTACCGCATGGAGCCGAAGCAGTTCGTGGTCGCCTGCGTGGTGACCAGCGAGGCGGCGCGCCGGGCCGCGGCGGCGCTCTGGGGGATCGACGCCCGAACCGGCAGCGTGGAACTGCAGCGCCAGCGCACGGCGACGGGCACGGAGGAGATCACGGCAAGCGTCGCCGCCGGGGAGCCGCTGGCCTCGGTGACGCTGCGGGCCGCGTACGCGATCGAACCGGCGATGATCCGCTATGACCCCTTCGTCTCGGTGCGGCGCGATGAGGACGACAAGATCGAGGTCTTCCAGTTCACCGGCGCGCCGGTTGTGCGCGAGGCGCGGTTGGCGAAGGGTGCGGTCGTCGCCTGCCAGACCGACGCCTGGGCCGATCCCTGGTTCCGCTTGCGCTCGCTGAACATGATCAGCGCGACCTTCGCGGTTGCCGACCTCGAGCGGACGGCGCCGGTGGTGCAGCCGGCCGCGGGCGGCGGCGGATCGGCCGGCGCCGCGCCCTAG
- a CDS encoding CocE/NonD family hydrolase, with the protein MTSSVRIDHDVPMRTRDGVTLRADVFRPDDNARHPAILSRTPYDKRLSWNSDFLGAVQAARAGYAFVIQDTRGRFASEGEFRPGMPEGKDGYDAVEWVAAEPWCDGSVGMAGGSYLGRIQWQTALEQPPSLKAIAPAIITSGPLSEFRQAGVVDFEANVSWFSLMAVEMANRLERQGRDVAEIRRRLERARQNIDEVLNYLPFRDVPHFNFEGIREGFQARASDALPPEITKPEDLFWDFSRITVPCFHAGGWFDIYSGSIFTSFSMMQKHGGSEAARRGQHVFCGPWVHGGQLPAFAGGLHFGPTANAAGSFSQARQLAFFDKYLRGKDVEIPAVRYFVMGANRWRNGTRWPLPETEWRCLYLSSNGRAQSAAGDGVLSFDAPGDQSPDRFLYDPMFPVPTVGGRSLPTGKLVPGPLDQTHVERRGDVLCYTTSELRDDLEVTGPLTLHLFAATSAVDTDFVAKLVDVYPDGAAYNVAEGVIRARFRKGLLSPKPVVPGEVSEYVIDMANVSIVFRKGHRVRLDVTSSNFPRIDRNMNTGHALGEDAEGIPAVQTVFHDAKFPSHLYLPVIPSRGGNG; encoded by the coding sequence ATGACGAGTTCCGTCCGCATCGATCACGACGTGCCCATGCGCACCCGCGACGGCGTGACGCTGCGGGCCGACGTCTTCCGCCCAGATGACAATGCCCGCCACCCGGCGATCCTCAGCCGCACGCCGTACGACAAGCGCCTCTCCTGGAACAGCGATTTCCTGGGCGCCGTGCAGGCCGCCCGCGCCGGCTATGCCTTCGTCATCCAGGACACGCGGGGGCGCTTCGCCTCGGAGGGCGAGTTCCGCCCCGGCATGCCCGAAGGCAAGGACGGCTACGATGCCGTCGAGTGGGTGGCGGCGGAGCCCTGGTGCGACGGCTCGGTCGGCATGGCGGGCGGCTCCTACCTCGGCCGCATCCAGTGGCAAACCGCGCTTGAGCAGCCGCCCTCGCTCAAGGCGATCGCCCCGGCAATCATCACCTCCGGGCCGCTGAGCGAGTTCCGGCAGGCAGGCGTCGTCGACTTCGAGGCGAACGTGAGCTGGTTCTCGTTGATGGCCGTCGAGATGGCGAACCGGCTGGAGCGGCAGGGCCGGGACGTCGCCGAGATCCGGCGCCGGCTCGAGCGCGCCCGGCAGAACATCGACGAGGTGCTGAACTACCTGCCCTTCCGCGACGTGCCCCACTTCAACTTCGAGGGGATCCGCGAGGGCTTCCAGGCGAGGGCATCCGATGCGCTGCCGCCCGAAATCACGAAGCCCGAAGACCTCTTCTGGGACTTCTCCCGGATCACGGTCCCCTGCTTCCACGCGGGCGGCTGGTTTGACATCTACTCGGGCTCGATCTTCACCAGCTTCAGCATGATGCAGAAGCATGGCGGCAGCGAGGCAGCCCGGCGCGGTCAGCACGTGTTCTGCGGTCCCTGGGTGCACGGCGGGCAGTTGCCCGCGTTCGCCGGCGGTCTGCACTTCGGCCCGACGGCGAACGCGGCCGGCTCGTTCAGCCAGGCGCGGCAGCTCGCCTTCTTCGACAAGTACCTGCGCGGCAAGGACGTCGAGATCCCCGCCGTGCGCTACTTCGTGATGGGCGCCAACCGCTGGCGGAACGGCACGCGGTGGCCGCTGCCGGAGACCGAGTGGCGCTGCCTCTATCTGAGCAGCAACGGGCGCGCCCAGTCGGCCGCCGGCGACGGCGTCTTGAGCTTCGACGCGCCCGGCGACCAATCGCCGGATCGCTTCCTGTATGACCCGATGTTCCCCGTGCCGACCGTGGGCGGCCGCTCCCTGCCGACGGGCAAGCTCGTGCCCGGCCCGCTCGACCAGACGCACGTCGAGCGCCGCGGCGACGTGCTCTGCTACACCACCAGCGAGCTGCGGGACGATCTCGAAGTCACCGGGCCGCTCACGCTGCACCTCTTCGCCGCCACCTCCGCTGTGGACACGGACTTCGTCGCCAAGCTGGTCGACGTTTATCCGGACGGCGCGGCGTACAACGTGGCCGAGGGCGTGATCCGGGCACGCTTCCGCAAGGGGCTGCTCTCGCCGAAGCCGGTGGTTCCCGGCGAGGTGAGCGAGTACGTGATCGACATGGCGAACGTGAGCATCGTCTTCCGCAAAGGCCACCGTGTTCGCCTGGACGTGACCAGCAGCAACTTCCCGCGCATCGACCGCAACATGAACACGGGCCACGCGCTGGGCGAGGACGCGGAGGGCATCCCCGCGGTGCAAACGGTGTTTCACGACGCGAAGTTCCCGTCGCACCTGTATCTGCCGGTCATTCCCAGCCGCGGCGGCAACGGCTGA
- a CDS encoding ketopantoate reductase family protein, which produces MEPRIAFMGGGAIGSYLGAYLTRAGYAPVLIDPWPENVEAMRERGIDVTDSSGQFTVKADALHLCEVQALRRPFDIVFIAMKSYDTAWATALMKDHLAPAGCMVSAQNSLNDETIARIVGYERTLGCTISSITVALEGPGRVVRGGRSGRDRGYDIFRVGELNGVLSPRARQIAEILDHVDAARATANIWGERWAKLATNSMGNTLTAMSGLGAEGLADAAPRFPLLRDRVARETVRVAQAHGVSVESIAGRPAAAWLEEDAAAPATPPPAAASTRTERTEGGGWRASTSQDIAKGRRTEIDYLNGYVSARGREVGIRTPVNDAIVVVLKEVEAGDRAPDPANVDRVWDLVQAAGG; this is translated from the coding sequence ATGGAACCACGCATCGCGTTCATGGGCGGGGGCGCCATCGGCAGTTACCTCGGCGCCTATCTGACGCGCGCCGGCTACGCGCCCGTGCTCATCGACCCCTGGCCGGAGAACGTCGAAGCCATGCGCGAGCGGGGCATCGACGTCACCGACTCCTCGGGACAGTTCACCGTCAAAGCCGACGCGCTGCATCTCTGCGAGGTCCAGGCCCTGCGCCGGCCCTTCGATATCGTCTTCATCGCGATGAAGTCGTACGACACGGCCTGGGCGACGGCCTTGATGAAAGACCACCTGGCGCCGGCCGGCTGCATGGTCTCGGCCCAGAACAGCCTGAACGACGAGACCATCGCCCGCATCGTCGGCTACGAGCGGACGCTGGGCTGCACGATCTCCAGCATCACCGTCGCGCTCGAAGGCCCGGGACGGGTGGTGCGCGGCGGGCGCTCCGGGCGCGACCGCGGCTACGACATCTTCCGGGTGGGCGAGCTGAACGGCGTGCTCAGTCCCCGTGCCCGGCAGATCGCCGAGATCCTCGATCACGTCGATGCGGCGCGCGCGACGGCGAACATCTGGGGCGAGCGCTGGGCCAAGCTGGCGACCAACAGCATGGGCAACACGCTGACCGCGATGAGCGGCCTCGGGGCTGAAGGGCTGGCAGATGCGGCGCCGCGCTTCCCCCTGCTGCGCGATCGCGTGGCACGCGAGACGGTCAGAGTCGCCCAGGCGCACGGCGTGAGCGTCGAATCGATCGCCGGACGCCCGGCGGCGGCGTGGCTGGAGGAGGACGCGGCAGCGCCCGCGACGCCTCCGCCCGCGGCGGCCTCGACGCGGACTGAACGCACCGAGGGCGGCGGTTGGCGAGCGTCGACCTCCCAGGACATCGCCAAGGGGCGGCGCACGGAGATCGACTACCTCAACGGCTACGTGAGCGCACGCGGGCGTGAGGTAGGGATACGGACACCGGTGAACGACGCCATCGTCGTCGTCTTGAAAGAGGTCGAGGCGGGGGACCGCGCTCCCGATCCGGCGAACGTCGACCGTGTCTGGGACCTGGTCCAGGCCGCCGGCGGCTGA
- a CDS encoding carboxyl transferase domain-containing protein, translated as MPIDPTRESWKPGMPFELAVDEIAYIKQLAAEMGGRERVKRQHDGGRYTIRERIAKFVDRGSFIEAGPLVGAAEYDAQGNLTGFTPGAYVMGLGRVNGRPVAIGGDDFTISGGSPHNVHKGASQFTQPLALQYGIPYVQLIEGVGHSSKSDETQGHMGLPGGAQWYRSARLLARVPVAAGIMGSVAGAPAAYALLSHFTVMIKGQSQIFPSGPPVVKRAIGEEISKDDLGGARMHVHESGQVDNEAENEEDAFAQIRAFLSYLPNTTNEVAPRVETGDDPDRRVEELLTIMPTNRKRPYDPRRLIRLVVDRGEFFEMRRHWGGSLITGFARLDGYSVGVMGNDPLVLAGAMDGDAADKYAHFVDLCDAFNLPVVIFLDMPGFMLGSWAERKATMRRGVRALIASAEAQVPKVEFNVRKSYGVAADAPNSLGHPDGLNLRFGWPAGEWGGIPIEGGVAAAYKREIESASDPEAHRELIEERLLRLRSPMKAAHHFDVIDLIDPRDTRRLACTFVKLAQPMLHELAKRPKRAVRP; from the coding sequence ATGCCAATCGACCCGACGCGTGAAAGCTGGAAACCCGGCATGCCCTTCGAGCTTGCCGTGGACGAGATCGCCTACATCAAGCAGCTCGCGGCCGAGATGGGCGGGCGCGAGCGCGTCAAGCGCCAGCACGACGGCGGGCGCTACACGATCCGCGAGCGCATCGCGAAGTTCGTCGATCGGGGCAGCTTCATCGAGGCCGGCCCGCTGGTCGGCGCGGCCGAGTACGACGCGCAGGGCAACCTCACGGGCTTCACGCCGGGCGCGTACGTGATGGGACTCGGGCGGGTGAACGGCCGCCCGGTGGCGATCGGGGGCGACGACTTCACCATCTCCGGCGGCAGCCCCCACAACGTGCACAAGGGCGCCTCGCAGTTCACCCAGCCGCTGGCGCTCCAGTACGGCATCCCGTACGTGCAGTTGATCGAGGGCGTGGGACACAGCTCAAAGTCGGATGAGACGCAGGGGCACATGGGGCTGCCGGGCGGCGCGCAGTGGTATCGCTCCGCCCGCCTGCTGGCGCGCGTGCCCGTGGCGGCCGGGATCATGGGCTCGGTCGCGGGCGCGCCGGCGGCCTACGCGCTGCTCTCGCACTTCACGGTGATGATCAAGGGACAGTCGCAGATCTTTCCCTCCGGCCCACCGGTGGTGAAGCGGGCGATCGGCGAGGAGATCAGCAAAGACGACCTCGGCGGCGCGCGGATGCACGTTCACGAGAGCGGCCAGGTCGACAACGAGGCGGAGAACGAAGAGGACGCCTTCGCGCAGATCCGCGCCTTCCTTTCCTATCTGCCCAACACGACCAACGAGGTTGCTCCTCGCGTTGAGACCGGGGACGACCCGGACCGGCGCGTCGAGGAGCTGTTGACGATCATGCCGACCAACCGCAAGCGCCCATACGACCCGCGCAGGCTGATCCGGCTCGTGGTGGACCGCGGCGAGTTCTTCGAGATGCGGCGGCACTGGGGCGGCTCGCTGATCACCGGCTTCGCCCGACTCGACGGCTACAGCGTGGGCGTGATGGGCAACGATCCGCTGGTGCTGGCCGGGGCGATGGACGGCGACGCCGCCGACAAGTACGCCCACTTCGTTGACCTCTGCGACGCGTTCAACCTGCCGGTCGTGATCTTCCTGGACATGCCGGGCTTCATGCTCGGGTCGTGGGCGGAGCGCAAGGCGACGATGCGGCGCGGCGTGCGGGCGCTGATCGCGAGCGCCGAGGCTCAAGTTCCCAAGGTCGAGTTCAACGTGCGCAAGTCGTACGGCGTGGCGGCCGACGCGCCCAACAGCCTCGGCCACCCGGACGGCCTCAACCTGCGCTTCGGCTGGCCGGCGGGAGAGTGGGGCGGCATCCCGATCGAAGGCGGGGTGGCGGCCGCGTACAAACGTGAGATCGAGTCAGCCTCGGACCCCGAGGCGCACCGCGAGCTGATCGAGGAGCGGCTGCTGCGGCTGCGCTCGCCCATGAAGGCGGCGCACCACTTCGACGTGATCGACCTGATCGACCCGCGCGACACGCGCCGGCTGGCCTGCACCTTCGTCAAGCTGGCCCAGCCAATGCTGCACGAGCTGGCCAAACGCCCGAAACGCGCCGTGCGGCCGTAG
- a CDS encoding CoA transferase → MAAPLAGLNVLEIAQDIAAPFCAKLLGDLGADVVKVEPPHTGDRSRALGPFPGGRADAERSAAFFYFNTSKRSVTLDLNNEHGAAQLARLVRRYDVVIAGETEGQLAQRGIGFDQLRAWNERVILTTVSGFGSHGPRAGYAWSHLIACAAGGWARTCGLPDREPLQAGGAITETLTGAYAAVATLLAVLGRGAHGYGEHVDVSAQQATLAAALFPTLRYEYLGDLAGRDSSHGPGPSFMLPARAGYLGVNVLTAAQWQLLCDFLGRPEILSNLRYAGRERVRKAAEIRELFAQAVRDRDAEEVFHEGQAWRIPLGLVPSMAEITALPPHRERGFFVELEHPLAGTVAVPGLPFKSTATDARPFRPPLLGEHTDQVLEQLEAQPDGGTATVAAKAGAVLPAPLHGLKIIDLTMFFSGPLATQIAGDAGADVIKVESVQRIDGWRASAATGVERPWEWSPNFNWVNRNKRGITLNLADPRGAALLKRLAADADVLIENYSPRVMGNFGLTYETLRAINPRLIMLSLPGFGGDVSWRDYVAFGMSTEQMSGISHLTGYAGGPPLFTGMNGGDPFVGLIAATALLSALHHRRRTGEGQHIDLSQVEACTLFVGDAVTGWTLAGFDPGRTGNAHPRHAPYGIYPCRDDGWIAIECQTDTQWQTLAGLIGQPEWGAEPSPFSTAAGRLRQRAAIDAAIAEWTRPRQHLELMDALQAAGVPAGAVLSGPELLSDPQLAARGGFIKQDRPGVGIKHYPSQPYRFRFAAPPPERRAPLLGEHTAEVLGERLGIRAEALAALELDDVIGTVPIAARQAIGAR, encoded by the coding sequence ATGGCTGCACCGCTCGCCGGACTGAACGTGCTCGAGATCGCGCAGGACATCGCCGCCCCGTTCTGCGCCAAGCTGCTCGGGGACCTGGGCGCCGACGTCGTCAAGGTCGAGCCGCCGCACACCGGCGACCGCTCGCGGGCGCTCGGTCCCTTCCCGGGCGGCCGCGCCGACGCCGAACGCAGCGCGGCGTTCTTCTACTTCAACACCAGCAAGCGCAGCGTGACGCTCGACCTGAACAATGAACACGGCGCCGCGCAGCTCGCGCGCCTGGTTCGCCGCTACGACGTCGTGATCGCGGGCGAAACCGAGGGCCAGCTCGCGCAGCGAGGCATCGGCTTCGATCAGCTGCGCGCCTGGAACGAGCGCGTGATCCTGACGACCGTCAGCGGCTTCGGCTCGCACGGGCCGCGCGCCGGCTACGCCTGGTCGCACCTGATCGCCTGCGCGGCCGGCGGCTGGGCGCGGACCTGCGGCCTGCCGGACCGCGAGCCGCTGCAGGCGGGCGGCGCGATCACCGAAACCCTGACGGGCGCCTACGCGGCCGTGGCCACGCTGCTCGCCGTGTTGGGCCGCGGCGCGCACGGGTACGGCGAGCATGTCGACGTCAGCGCGCAGCAGGCCACCCTGGCGGCCGCCTTATTCCCGACGCTGCGCTACGAATACCTGGGGGATCTGGCCGGACGAGACTCCAGTCACGGCCCCGGCCCCTCGTTCATGCTGCCCGCGCGCGCGGGCTATCTCGGCGTCAACGTGCTGACGGCGGCGCAGTGGCAGTTGCTGTGTGACTTCCTCGGCCGGCCGGAGATCCTGTCGAATCTCCGCTACGCCGGCCGCGAGCGCGTGCGCAAGGCCGCGGAGATTCGCGAGCTCTTCGCGCAGGCGGTGCGCGATCGGGACGCGGAGGAGGTCTTTCACGAGGGGCAGGCGTGGCGGATTCCCCTGGGGCTGGTGCCGAGCATGGCGGAGATCACGGCGCTGCCGCCGCACCGCGAGCGTGGGTTCTTCGTCGAGCTCGAACATCCGCTCGCTGGAACGGTCGCCGTGCCCGGACTGCCCTTCAAGTCCACGGCGACCGATGCACGGCCGTTTCGGCCGCCGCTGCTCGGGGAGCATACCGACCAGGTGCTGGAGCAGCTTGAGGCTCAGCCGGACGGCGGCACGGCGACGGTGGCGGCGAAGGCCGGCGCGGTGCTGCCGGCGCCTCTGCACGGGCTGAAGATCATCGACCTCACCATGTTCTTCTCCGGTCCGCTGGCCACCCAGATCGCGGGCGATGCCGGCGCGGACGTGATCAAGGTCGAGTCGGTGCAGCGCATCGACGGCTGGCGCGCGTCTGCCGCCACGGGCGTCGAGCGGCCCTGGGAGTGGTCGCCCAACTTCAACTGGGTGAACCGCAACAAGCGCGGGATCACGCTCAACCTCGCCGACCCGCGCGGCGCCGCGCTGCTGAAGCGCCTGGCGGCCGATGCCGACGTCCTGATCGAGAACTACTCGCCCAGGGTGATGGGCAACTTCGGGCTGACGTATGAAACCCTGCGCGCGATCAACCCGCGCCTGATCATGCTCTCGCTGCCCGGGTTCGGCGGCGATGTCTCATGGCGCGACTACGTCGCGTTCGGCATGTCCACCGAGCAGATGTCCGGCATCAGCCACCTGACCGGCTACGCCGGCGGGCCGCCGCTGTTCACCGGCATGAACGGCGGCGACCCATTCGTCGGCCTGATCGCCGCCACGGCGCTCCTCTCCGCGCTGCACCACCGCCGGCGCACCGGCGAGGGACAGCACATCGACCTGAGCCAGGTCGAAGCCTGCACCCTGTTCGTCGGCGACGCGGTCACCGGTTGGACGCTGGCCGGTTTCGACCCCGGCCGGACGGGGAACGCGCACCCGCGGCACGCGCCGTACGGCATCTACCCCTGCCGCGACGACGGCTGGATCGCGATCGAGTGCCAGACCGACACGCAGTGGCAGACGCTCGCCGGCCTGATCGGGCAGCCGGAATGGGGCGCCGAACCGTCGCCGTTCTCGACCGCGGCGGGGCGGTTGCGGCAGCGCGCGGCGATCGATGCGGCGATCGCGGAGTGGACGCGGCCGCGGCAGCATCTCGAGCTGATGGATGCCTTGCAGGCGGCCGGCGTTCCGGCCGGGGCGGTGCTCTCGGGCCCGGAGCTGCTCAGCGACCCGCAGTTGGCGGCGCGGGGCGGCTTTATCAAACAGGATCGCCCAGGCGTCGGCATCAAGCACTATCCGAGCCAGCCGTACCGTTTCCGCTTCGCGGCGCCGCCTCCCGAGCGCCGCGCGCCGCTGCTCGGGGAACATACGGCCGAGGTGCTCGGCGAACGGCTGGGCATCAGGGCCGAGGCGCTGGCCGCGCTGGAGCTTGACGACGTGATCGGCACCGTGCCCATCGCCGCGCGCCAGGCGATCGGCGCCCGCTGA
- a CDS encoding SDR family NAD(P)-dependent oxidoreductase, with protein MAEAKVNPQGPLAGRVAVVTGASRGIGEAIARRLAMDGARVIASARTVEEGSHMLPGSLGETVAHVKAAGGEAHAVRCDLSKQEDRHRLIEEAVATYGPVDILVNNGAVTWYAPLAEFQEKRLRLMFEVQVFAALELAQLVYPGMKQKGLGHIVYLSSHGALHPQQPYRPGLGGTVYGMGKAAMERFSTGFASEVYADNVAVNAISPGLVPTPGAVFFGIANENTKERESPVEMIAEAVCFICRSEPKQITGRIDHIPEFMHEFKLEPVPLI; from the coding sequence ATGGCTGAGGCAAAGGTCAACCCCCAGGGGCCGCTGGCCGGCCGCGTGGCCGTCGTGACGGGCGCCAGCCGCGGCATCGGCGAGGCGATCGCTCGGCGGCTCGCCATGGACGGCGCCAGGGTCATCGCCTCGGCGCGGACGGTCGAGGAAGGGAGTCACATGCTCCCCGGCAGCCTGGGCGAGACCGTCGCCCACGTCAAGGCAGCGGGCGGGGAGGCGCATGCAGTCCGCTGTGATCTCTCCAAGCAGGAGGACAGGCATCGCCTGATCGAGGAAGCCGTCGCGACCTACGGGCCGGTGGACATTCTCGTGAACAACGGCGCGGTCACCTGGTATGCGCCCCTGGCCGAGTTCCAGGAGAAGCGGCTGCGCCTGATGTTCGAGGTGCAGGTGTTCGCCGCGCTCGAGCTGGCGCAGCTGGTCTATCCCGGCATGAAGCAGAAGGGGCTGGGGCACATCGTCTACCTCTCCTCGCACGGGGCGCTGCATCCGCAGCAGCCGTACCGGCCGGGCCTGGGCGGCACGGTCTACGGCATGGGCAAGGCGGCGATGGAACGCTTCTCCACCGGCTTCGCCTCGGAGGTCTACGCGGACAACGTCGCGGTGAACGCCATCTCGCCCGGCCTGGTGCCGACGCCGGGCGCTGTCTTCTTCGGCATCGCCAACGAGAATACGAAGGAGCGGGAGTCGCCCGTGGAGATGATCGCGGAGGCGGTCTGCTTCATCTGCCGCAGCGAGCCGAAACAGATCACCGGCCGCATCGATCACATCCCCGAGTTCATGCACGAGTTCAAGCTGGAGCCCGTGCCGCTGATCTAG